Proteins from a single region of Haloterrigena alkaliphila:
- the radA gene encoding DNA repair and recombination protein RadA, with the protein MPEADLETLPGVGPATADKLHDAGFDSYQSLAVASPSELSNTADVGESTASDIVRAARDAADIGGFETGSTVLERRNEIGKLSWHIDEVDDLLGGGIETQSITEVYGEFGAGKSQVTHQMAVNVQLPKEVGGLHGCAIFVDSEDTFRPERIDDMVRGLPDEAINATLEDREIEGSADDEAAVDELVEDVLEKIHVAKAFNSNHQMLLAEKAKELASEHEDSEYPVRLLCVDSLTAHFRAEYVGRGELADRQQKLNKHLHDIDKVGNLYNCAVIVTNQVASNPDSFFGDPTQPIGGNILGHKSTFRIYLRKSKGDKRIVRLVDAPNLADGEAVMRVQDGGLKPE; encoded by the coding sequence ATGCCTGAAGCAGACCTCGAGACGCTCCCCGGCGTCGGACCGGCAACCGCAGACAAACTCCACGATGCTGGCTTCGACTCCTACCAGAGTCTCGCCGTGGCTTCCCCCTCGGAACTGTCGAACACCGCGGACGTCGGCGAGTCCACCGCGTCGGACATCGTCCGCGCCGCCCGAGACGCGGCCGACATCGGCGGCTTCGAGACCGGGTCGACCGTCCTCGAGCGACGAAACGAAATCGGCAAGCTGAGCTGGCACATCGACGAGGTCGACGACCTGCTCGGCGGCGGGATCGAGACCCAGTCGATCACCGAAGTGTACGGCGAGTTCGGCGCCGGCAAGTCCCAGGTCACCCACCAGATGGCCGTCAACGTCCAGCTTCCCAAGGAGGTCGGCGGCCTCCACGGCTGTGCGATCTTCGTGGACAGCGAGGACACGTTCCGTCCCGAGCGGATCGACGACATGGTTCGCGGCCTGCCCGACGAGGCCATCAACGCGACGCTCGAGGACCGCGAAATCGAGGGCTCGGCCGACGACGAGGCCGCGGTCGACGAACTCGTCGAGGACGTCCTCGAAAAGATCCACGTCGCGAAGGCGTTCAACTCCAACCACCAGATGCTGCTGGCCGAGAAGGCCAAGGAACTGGCTAGCGAGCACGAGGACTCGGAGTACCCCGTCCGCCTGCTCTGCGTCGACTCGCTGACCGCCCACTTCCGCGCCGAGTACGTCGGCCGCGGCGAACTCGCGGACCGACAGCAGAAACTCAACAAACACCTCCACGACATCGACAAGGTCGGCAACCTCTACAACTGCGCCGTCATCGTCACGAATCAGGTCGCCTCGAACCCCGACTCGTTCTTCGGCGACCCGACCCAGCCGATCGGTGGCAACATCCTCGGTCACAAGTCGACGTTCCGCATCTACCTCCGCAAGTCCAAGGGCGACAAGCGGATCGTCCGACTCGTCGACGCGCCGAACCTCGCCGACGGCGAGGCCGTCATGCGCGTCCAGGACGGCGGGCTGAAGCCGGAATAA